A genomic window from Cupriavidus metallidurans CH34 includes:
- a CDS encoding AAA family ATPase — protein sequence MLPTSIDQTLSLLEKQQYFADRETATVLYLALRMQRPLFLEGEPGVGKTALAQAMARALGTRLLRLQCYEGLDAASALYEWDYPRQIMALRLAEARGERPEQQSLYHDDYLLKRPLLEALLPDPAAPNVPRVLLIDEIDRADEPFEAFLLEVLSEYQVSIPEIGVVQAERPPLIVITSNRTREVHDALKRRCLYQWMGYPGRDRELQIVAARAPEAAMALQRQAVDFIHRLRGIDLFKAPGIAEAIDWCRALAALGVTELDPQSVRDTLGVLLKYQDDLARADGPTIAELLAGAAPAG from the coding sequence ATGCTCCCCACCTCGATCGACCAAACCCTCTCGCTGCTCGAAAAGCAGCAATATTTCGCCGACCGCGAGACGGCCACCGTGCTGTATCTCGCGCTTCGGATGCAACGCCCGCTTTTTCTCGAAGGCGAGCCCGGTGTCGGCAAGACAGCGCTGGCGCAAGCCATGGCGCGCGCGCTCGGCACGCGGCTGCTGCGCCTGCAATGCTATGAAGGTCTCGACGCCGCCAGCGCGCTCTACGAATGGGACTACCCGCGCCAGATCATGGCGCTTCGGCTAGCCGAAGCGCGTGGCGAACGGCCCGAGCAGCAATCGCTCTATCACGACGACTACCTGCTCAAGCGCCCGCTGCTTGAGGCGCTGTTGCCGGACCCTGCCGCGCCGAACGTGCCGCGCGTGCTGCTGATCGACGAAATCGACCGCGCCGACGAACCGTTCGAGGCGTTTCTACTCGAAGTCCTGTCCGAATACCAGGTGTCGATCCCCGAAATCGGCGTGGTCCAGGCCGAACGTCCGCCACTGATCGTGATCACATCGAACCGCACGCGCGAGGTGCATGACGCGCTCAAACGTCGCTGCCTTTACCAGTGGATGGGTTACCCGGGCCGCGACCGCGAGTTGCAGATCGTCGCGGCGCGCGCGCCCGAAGCGGCGATGGCCCTGCAACGGCAGGCCGTCGATTTCATCCACCGGCTGCGTGGCATCGACCTGTTCAAGGCTCCCGGCATTGCCGAGGCCATCGACTGGTGTCGCGCGCTGGCCGCGCTGGGCGTGACCGAACTCGATCCGCAATCGGTGCGCGACACGCTAGGCGTCCTGCTCAAGTATCAGGACGACTTGGCACGCGCGGACGGACCGACCATCGCCGAACTGCTCGCCGGGGCAGCACCAGCAGGCTGA
- a CDS encoding HIT family protein — MTRARNCPLCEADGGELVWMGDRARVILVEHDRFPGFCRVVWNDHVAELTDLDEHDMAWLMRLVARVERIVREVMTPDKVNLAAFGNMVPHLHWHIIPRYRWDSHFPEAIWAAPQRTADTARVAELADRLPALRAALSALDSAD, encoded by the coding sequence ATGACCCGAGCCCGCAACTGTCCCCTCTGTGAAGCCGATGGTGGAGAACTCGTCTGGATGGGCGACCGCGCGCGCGTCATCCTGGTCGAGCATGATCGCTTTCCCGGTTTCTGCCGCGTGGTCTGGAACGACCATGTGGCCGAGTTGACCGATCTGGACGAGCACGACATGGCCTGGCTGATGCGGCTGGTGGCGCGTGTGGAGCGGATCGTCCGCGAGGTGATGACGCCGGACAAGGTCAACCTGGCCGCGTTCGGCAACATGGTGCCGCACCTGCACTGGCACATCATTCCGCGCTATCGCTGGGATTCGCATTTTCCGGAAGCGATCTGGGCCGCGCCGCAACGGACGGCCGACACGGCGCGCGTCGCCGAACTGGCCGACCGGCTGCCGGCGCTGCGTGCTGCACTTTCGGCACTGGATTCGGCCGACTGA
- a CDS encoding DUF3683 domain-containing protein — MNAPLVLDAKLAAKDAPPRLREIPYNYTSFSDREIVIRLLGEEAWRILDELRGERRTGRSARMLYEVLGDIWVVRRNPYLQDDLLENPKRRQMLVSALHHRLGEIEKRRAADRAEHAEPAAEDRSHRVEQLVAFAKQAIEAFKQEFSDAYALRKRAQRVLGKVTQHDNIKFDGLSRVSHVTDATDWRVEYPFVVLTPDTEEEIAGLVKGCFELGLTIIPRGGGTGYTGGAVPLTPFSAVINTEKLEQLGEVEQTDLPGVSRKVATIFSGAGVVTRRVADAADKAGLVFAVDPTSIDASCIGGNVAMNAGGKKAVLWGTALDNLAWWRMVDPEGNWLEITRMDHNLGKIHDVPVATFELKWSDGNRKPGEKVLRTETLAIEGRKFRKEGLGKDVTDKFLAGLPGVQKEGCDGIITSARWVLHRMPKHMRTVCLEFFGQPRDAIPSIVEIKDFLDGESKREGGAILAGLEHLDERYLRAVGYATKSKRNAFPKMVLIGDIVGDDEDAVARATSEVIRMANGKSGEGFIAVSPEARKKFWLDRSRTAAIARHTNAFKINEDVVIPLPRMGEYTDGIERINIELSIKNKLKLTDELEAFFARGNLPLGRSDDANEIPSAELLEDRVQHALTLLREIRARWRYLQDHLDTPLAAARAALIGHGLGLLGPAFEQRLQTQPDATVFHLMQDRTIRVSWKNEIRAELRKIFSGGEFKPILDEAQKIHKQVLRGRVFVALHMHAGDGNVHTNIPVNSDDYDMLQDAHRAVARIMTLARSLDGVISGEHGIGITKLEFLTEDEISEFRDYKQRVDPQGRFNKGKLLPGADLRNAYTPSFGLMGHESIIMQQSDIGAIAESVKDCLRCGKCKPVCATHVPRANLLYSPRNKILATSLLIEAFLYEEQTRRGVSIKHWDEFSDVADHCTVCHKCVTPCPVKIDFGDVSMNMRNLLRKMGQKKFNPGTAASMFFLNATNPQTINMTRAAMIGWGYKAQRLGNELLKKFARKQTQHPPATVGKPPVQEQVIHFINKKMPGNLPKKTARALLDIEDNEIVPIIRNPKQTTAETEAVFYFPGCGSERLFSQVGLATQAMLWHVGVQTVLPPGYLCCGYPQRGAGQYDKAEKMVSDNRVLFHRVANTLNYLDIKTVVVSCGTCYDQLAGYEFDKIFPGCRIIDIHEYLLEKGVKLEGVTGTRYMYHDPCHTPIKTMDPTKLVNDLMGGNQGGGKIEKNERCCGESGTLAVTRPDISTQIRFRKEEEMRKGADKLRAGDFNGDVKILTSCPSCLQGLSRYNEDASVTADYIVVEMAKHLLGENWLPEYVAKANAGGIERVLV; from the coding sequence ATGAACGCCCCACTCGTGCTCGATGCCAAGCTCGCCGCCAAGGACGCACCCCCGCGTCTGCGCGAGATCCCCTATAACTACACGTCATTTTCGGATCGCGAGATCGTCATCCGCCTGCTCGGCGAGGAAGCCTGGCGCATCCTGGACGAACTGCGCGGGGAACGCCGCACCGGCCGCTCGGCGCGGATGCTCTACGAGGTGCTCGGCGATATCTGGGTCGTGCGCCGCAACCCGTACCTGCAGGACGACCTGCTCGAAAATCCCAAGCGCCGCCAGATGCTGGTGAGCGCGCTGCACCACCGCCTGGGCGAAATCGAAAAGCGCCGCGCCGCCGACCGTGCCGAGCACGCCGAGCCCGCCGCGGAAGATCGCTCGCACCGTGTGGAGCAGCTGGTTGCGTTCGCCAAGCAGGCGATCGAGGCCTTCAAGCAGGAGTTCTCCGACGCCTACGCGCTGCGCAAGCGCGCCCAGCGCGTGCTGGGCAAGGTGACGCAGCACGACAACATCAAGTTCGACGGACTCTCGCGCGTGTCGCACGTGACCGACGCCACCGACTGGCGCGTCGAGTACCCGTTCGTGGTGCTGACCCCAGATACCGAGGAAGAGATCGCGGGCCTTGTGAAGGGCTGTTTCGAGCTGGGTCTCACCATCATCCCGCGCGGAGGCGGCACCGGGTACACCGGCGGCGCCGTGCCGCTGACGCCGTTCTCTGCCGTCATCAATACGGAAAAGCTGGAGCAGCTTGGCGAAGTCGAGCAGACCGATCTGCCCGGCGTGTCGCGCAAGGTGGCGACGATCTTCTCCGGCGCCGGCGTGGTCACGCGCCGCGTGGCTGATGCCGCCGACAAGGCCGGGCTGGTGTTCGCAGTCGACCCGACCTCGATCGACGCATCGTGCATCGGCGGCAACGTGGCGATGAACGCGGGCGGCAAGAAGGCCGTGCTGTGGGGTACCGCGCTGGACAACCTGGCGTGGTGGCGCATGGTCGATCCCGAGGGCAACTGGCTCGAGATCACCCGGATGGACCACAACCTCGGCAAGATCCACGACGTGCCGGTGGCCACGTTCGAGCTGAAGTGGTCGGACGGTAACCGCAAGCCGGGCGAGAAGGTGCTGCGCACCGAGACGCTGGCGATCGAAGGCCGCAAGTTCCGCAAGGAAGGTCTGGGCAAGGACGTCACCGACAAGTTCCTGGCCGGCCTGCCTGGCGTGCAGAAAGAAGGTTGCGACGGCATCATCACCAGCGCGCGCTGGGTCCTGCACCGGATGCCGAAGCATATGCGCACGGTCTGCCTGGAGTTCTTCGGCCAGCCGCGCGACGCGATTCCGAGCATCGTCGAAATCAAGGACTTCCTCGACGGCGAGTCGAAGCGCGAGGGCGGCGCCATTCTGGCCGGTCTGGAGCATCTGGACGAACGCTATCTGCGCGCGGTGGGCTACGCCACCAAGAGCAAGCGCAACGCGTTCCCGAAGATGGTGCTGATCGGCGATATCGTCGGTGACGACGAGGACGCCGTGGCCCGCGCCACCTCGGAAGTGATCCGCATGGCCAACGGCAAGAGCGGCGAGGGCTTCATCGCGGTGAGCCCCGAGGCCCGCAAGAAGTTCTGGCTCGACCGCTCGCGCACGGCTGCCATCGCGCGCCACACCAACGCCTTCAAGATCAATGAAGACGTGGTGATCCCGCTGCCGCGCATGGGCGAGTACACCGACGGCATCGAGCGCATCAACATCGAGCTGTCGATCAAGAACAAGCTCAAGCTGACCGACGAGCTCGAGGCGTTCTTCGCGCGCGGCAACCTGCCGCTTGGCCGCAGCGACGACGCGAACGAGATTCCCAGCGCCGAACTGCTGGAAGACCGCGTGCAACACGCGCTGACGCTGCTGCGTGAAATCCGCGCGCGCTGGCGCTATCTGCAGGACCACCTCGACACGCCGCTGGCCGCCGCGCGCGCCGCGCTGATCGGGCATGGCCTGGGCCTGCTCGGCCCGGCGTTCGAGCAGCGTCTGCAAACGCAGCCGGATGCGACCGTGTTCCACCTGATGCAGGACCGCACGATCCGCGTAAGCTGGAAGAACGAGATCCGCGCCGAGCTGCGCAAGATTTTCTCCGGCGGCGAGTTCAAGCCGATCCTCGACGAGGCGCAGAAGATCCACAAGCAGGTGCTGCGCGGCCGCGTTTTCGTGGCGCTGCACATGCACGCCGGCGACGGCAACGTCCACACGAACATCCCCGTGAACTCGGACGACTACGACATGCTGCAGGACGCGCACCGCGCGGTGGCCCGCATCATGACGCTGGCGCGTTCGCTGGACGGCGTGATCTCGGGCGAGCATGGCATCGGCATTACCAAGCTCGAATTCCTGACGGAAGACGAGATCTCCGAATTCCGCGACTACAAGCAGCGCGTCGATCCGCAGGGCCGCTTCAACAAGGGCAAGCTCCTGCCGGGCGCCGACCTGCGCAATGCCTACACGCCGTCGTTTGGCCTGATGGGGCATGAGTCGATCATCATGCAGCAGAGCGACATCGGCGCGATCGCCGAGAGCGTCAAGGACTGCCTGCGTTGCGGCAAGTGCAAGCCGGTGTGCGCCACACACGTGCCGCGCGCCAACCTGCTGTACAGCCCGCGTAACAAGATCCTGGCCACGTCGCTGCTGATCGAGGCCTTCCTGTACGAGGAGCAGACGCGCCGTGGCGTGTCGATCAAGCACTGGGACGAGTTCTCTGATGTGGCCGATCACTGCACGGTCTGCCACAAGTGCGTGACGCCTTGCCCGGTCAAGATCGACTTCGGCGACGTGTCGATGAATATGCGCAACCTGTTGCGCAAGATGGGCCAGAAGAAGTTCAACCCGGGTACCGCCGCGTCGATGTTCTTCCTGAACGCGACCAACCCGCAGACGATCAACATGACCCGTGCGGCCATGATCGGCTGGGGTTACAAGGCGCAGCGCCTGGGCAACGAACTGCTGAAGAAGTTCGCCCGCAAGCAGACCCAGCATCCTCCCGCCACGGTCGGCAAGCCGCCTGTGCAGGAGCAGGTGATTCACTTCATCAACAAGAAGATGCCGGGCAACCTGCCGAAGAAGACCGCGCGCGCGCTGCTTGATATTGAAGACAACGAGATCGTGCCGATCATCCGCAACCCGAAACAGACCACGGCCGAAACGGAAGCCGTGTTCTATTTCCCGGGCTGTGGCTCGGAGCGTCTGTTCTCGCAGGTGGGTCTGGCCACCCAGGCCATGCTCTGGCACGTGGGCGTGCAGACCGTGCTGCCGCCGGGATACCTGTGCTGCGGTTACCCGCAGCGCGGCGCCGGCCAGTACGACAAGGCAGAGAAGATGGTCAGCGACAACCGCGTGCTGTTCCATCGCGTGGCCAACACGTTGAACTACCTCGACATCAAGACCGTGGTGGTGAGTTGCGGCACGTGCTACGACCAGCTCGCCGGGTATGAATTCGACAAGATCTTCCCGGGCTGCCGCATCATCGACATCCACGAGTACCTGCTCGAGAAGGGCGTGAAGCTCGAAGGCGTCACCGGCACGCGGTACATGTACCACGACCCCTGCCATACGCCGATCAAGACGATGGACCCGACCAAGCTCGTCAATGACCTGATGGGCGGTAACCAGGGTGGCGGCAAGATCGAGAAGAACGAGCGCTGCTGCGGGGAATCGGGCACGCTGGCCGTTACGCGTCCGGATATCTCGACGCAGATCCGCTTCCGCAAGGAAGAGGAAATGCGCAAGGGTGCCGACAAGCTGCGTGCCGGCGACTTCAATGGCGACGTGAAGATCCTGACGAGCTGCCCGTCGTGCCTGCAGGGTTTGTCGCGCTACAACGAGGATGCGTCGGTGACGGCGGACTATATCGTCGTGGAGATGGCCAAGCACCTGCTGGGAGAGAACTGGCTGCCGGAGTACGTGGCAAAGGCCAACGCGGGTGGTATCGAGCGGGTGCTGGTTTAA
- a CDS encoding xanthine dehydrogenase family protein molybdopterin-binding subunit: protein MNAPEKLIGSPVRRKEDYRFLTGNGQYTDDVVLPHQSYGYFLRSPHAHARIKSIDTSEAAASPGVIAVLTGDDMAADKVGGLPCGWLIHSIDGSPMKEPPHPSLAHGKVRHVGDQVALVVAESLQQARDASEKIVVDYEELPAVIGLANASSAASLVHDDVPANTCYTWGHGDKAATDAAFAKAAHVTTLQIVNNRLIPNAIEPRAVNASYTRQDDGYTVYVANQNPHVERLLMGAFVLGLPESRLRIIAPDVGGGFGSKIFLYPEDVALTWASKKVGRPIKWTAERSESFLTDAHGRDHVTKAELALDADGNFLAMRVHTIANMGAYLSTFASSVPTILYATLLAGQYATPAIYAEVHAVFTNTSPVDAYRGAGRPEATYVVERLVEAAARETNVDPATLRRKNFIRTFPYATPVGLTYDTGDYEPCLARAEELADVAGFPARRAEAKQRGKLRGLGYSCYIEACGLAPSNIAGALGARAGLFEVGEIRVHPTGTVTVFTGSHSHGQGHETTFAQIVADRLGIALDAVEIVHGDTGRVPFGMGTYGSRSLAVGGSAIMKALDKIEAKAKKIAAHLLEASDADIEFKDGVFRVAGTDRTKTFGEVALTAYVPHNYPLDKLEPGLNENAFYDPTNFTYPSGAYICEVEVDPDTGESHVVKFTAVDDFGNVINPMIVEGQVHGGIGQGLGQAMLEQCVYDPESGQLLTGSYMDYAMPRAGDLPDFTVETSTGTPCTHNPLGVKGCGEAGAIGSPPAFINAMVDALSPLGVHDLQMPATPHRVWQAIQSAQSGTA from the coding sequence ATGAACGCACCCGAAAAGCTGATCGGTTCGCCGGTCCGCCGCAAGGAAGACTATCGCTTCCTGACCGGCAACGGCCAGTACACCGACGATGTCGTCCTGCCGCACCAGAGCTACGGTTATTTCCTGCGCTCGCCGCATGCTCACGCGCGCATCAAGTCGATCGACACGTCCGAGGCGGCGGCCTCGCCCGGCGTGATCGCCGTGCTGACTGGCGATGACATGGCAGCCGACAAGGTCGGCGGCCTGCCCTGCGGCTGGCTGATCCACAGCATCGACGGCTCGCCGATGAAAGAACCGCCCCACCCCTCGCTGGCGCACGGCAAGGTGCGCCACGTGGGCGACCAGGTGGCGCTGGTCGTCGCAGAATCGCTCCAGCAGGCACGCGACGCCTCCGAGAAGATCGTTGTCGACTACGAGGAACTGCCAGCCGTGATCGGCCTGGCCAATGCCTCGTCGGCAGCTTCACTCGTCCACGACGATGTCCCCGCCAACACCTGCTACACGTGGGGCCACGGCGACAAGGCAGCCACGGACGCGGCATTCGCCAAGGCCGCTCACGTGACCACGCTGCAGATCGTCAACAACCGGCTGATCCCGAACGCGATCGAACCGCGCGCGGTCAATGCCAGCTATACGCGCCAGGATGACGGCTACACGGTCTACGTCGCCAACCAGAACCCGCACGTGGAGCGGCTGTTGATGGGGGCATTCGTGCTGGGCCTGCCCGAGTCGCGCCTGCGCATCATCGCGCCGGACGTGGGCGGCGGCTTCGGCTCGAAGATCTTCCTCTACCCCGAGGACGTGGCACTGACCTGGGCATCGAAAAAGGTGGGACGTCCGATCAAGTGGACTGCGGAACGCTCCGAGTCCTTCCTGACCGACGCCCATGGTCGCGATCATGTGACCAAGGCTGAACTCGCGCTCGACGCCGACGGCAACTTCCTGGCGATGCGCGTGCACACCATCGCCAACATGGGCGCGTACCTGTCGACGTTCGCCAGTAGCGTGCCGACGATCCTCTACGCGACACTCCTGGCCGGCCAATACGCCACGCCGGCGATCTATGCCGAAGTCCACGCGGTGTTCACCAACACGTCCCCCGTCGATGCCTATCGCGGCGCGGGACGCCCCGAGGCCACCTACGTCGTCGAGCGGCTGGTGGAAGCGGCCGCGCGCGAGACCAACGTCGATCCGGCCACGCTGCGCCGCAAAAACTTCATCCGCACCTTCCCGTATGCCACTCCGGTGGGTCTGACCTACGACACCGGCGACTACGAGCCCTGCCTGGCTCGCGCGGAGGAACTGGCCGACGTGGCGGGATTCCCGGCCCGGCGCGCGGAAGCGAAGCAACGCGGCAAGCTGCGCGGGCTCGGCTACTCGTGCTACATCGAGGCCTGCGGGCTTGCGCCCTCGAATATCGCCGGAGCGCTGGGCGCGCGTGCCGGGCTGTTCGAGGTGGGCGAGATCCGCGTGCATCCGACGGGCACCGTGACGGTCTTCACCGGATCGCACAGCCACGGTCAAGGCCATGAAACCACGTTCGCGCAGATCGTGGCGGACCGCCTGGGCATCGCACTGGATGCCGTCGAGATCGTGCATGGCGATACGGGCCGCGTGCCGTTCGGCATGGGGACCTATGGTTCCCGCTCACTGGCAGTGGGCGGCTCGGCGATCATGAAAGCGCTCGACAAGATCGAGGCCAAGGCCAAGAAGATCGCCGCGCACCTGCTCGAGGCATCCGACGCCGACATCGAGTTCAAGGACGGCGTGTTCCGCGTGGCCGGCACCGATCGCACCAAGACGTTCGGCGAGGTGGCGCTGACGGCATACGTGCCGCACAACTACCCGCTCGACAAGCTTGAGCCAGGCCTGAACGAGAACGCGTTCTACGATCCGACGAACTTCACGTATCCGTCCGGCGCGTACATCTGCGAAGTCGAGGTCGATCCCGATACCGGCGAGTCGCACGTGGTCAAGTTCACCGCTGTGGATGACTTCGGCAACGTGATCAACCCGATGATCGTGGAAGGCCAGGTACATGGCGGCATTGGCCAGGGGCTGGGTCAGGCGATGCTCGAACAGTGCGTCTACGACCCCGAGAGCGGCCAGCTCCTGACCGGTTCGTACATGGACTACGCGATGCCACGCGCCGGAGACCTGCCCGACTTCACCGTCGAGACGTCCACCGGCACACCGTGCACGCACAATCCGCTCGGCGTGAAAGGCTGCGGCGAAGCCGGCGCGATCGGCTCGCCACCGGCCTTCATCAACGCCATGGTCGACGCCTTGTCGCCGCTCGGCGTACACGATCTGCAGATGCCTGCCACGCCGCATCGCGTGTGGCAAGCCATCCAGTCCGCGCAATCTGGCACCGCGTAA
- a CDS encoding (2Fe-2S)-binding protein: protein MAIPIRLTVNGKPVDAQVEPHTLLVQFLREHLRLTGTHVGCDTAQCGACTVHLDGRAVKSCNVLVVQADGGSVTTIEGLAVNGEMHPVQQAFRECHGLQCGFCTPGMVMAATALLKDRPNADAQAIRDQLEGNLCRCTGYHNIVRAVQQGQAAMQGSAAVASAE, encoded by the coding sequence ATGGCGATTCCGATCCGCCTGACGGTCAATGGCAAGCCCGTTGACGCCCAGGTCGAACCTCACACACTACTCGTCCAGTTCCTGCGCGAACACCTGCGCCTCACCGGCACGCACGTGGGCTGCGATACCGCCCAGTGCGGCGCCTGCACCGTCCACCTGGATGGCCGCGCGGTGAAGTCCTGCAACGTGCTCGTGGTGCAGGCGGACGGCGGCAGCGTGACGACGATCGAGGGCCTGGCCGTCAACGGCGAAATGCACCCCGTACAGCAAGCGTTCCGTGAATGCCACGGCCTGCAATGCGGCTTCTGCACGCCGGGCATGGTGATGGCGGCCACGGCCCTGCTCAAGGACCGCCCCAACGCCGACGCGCAGGCGATTCGCGACCAGCTCGAAGGCAACCTGTGCCGCTGTACCGGCTACCACAACATCGTGCGTGCGGTGCAGCAAGGTCAGGCGGCCATGCAGGGCTCGGCGGCCGTGGCCAGCGCGGAATAA
- a CDS encoding YqaA family protein: MDAFIHWLFDTLALPTVGLPAIFVVSLVSATLLPLGSEPAVFGYVKLNPDMFWPAVLVATLGNTVGGAIDWWMGYAAKLAVVRYRLRRQNRQHEREHEQHLEHPKKASKPALDAKYFRWMRRWGPPTMLVSWLPGIGDPLCTLAGWLRMPFWPSVGYMAIGKFLRYLAMTGSLLWIPDSFWHGVGQIFHRLF; encoded by the coding sequence ATGGACGCCTTCATCCACTGGCTGTTTGACACCCTTGCCCTCCCGACGGTGGGGTTGCCCGCCATTTTCGTGGTCAGCCTGGTGTCGGCCACGCTACTGCCGCTCGGCTCCGAGCCGGCCGTGTTCGGCTACGTCAAGCTCAACCCCGATATGTTCTGGCCGGCCGTGCTGGTGGCCACGCTCGGTAACACGGTCGGCGGGGCCATCGACTGGTGGATGGGTTACGCGGCCAAGCTTGCCGTGGTGCGCTATCGGCTACGGCGCCAGAATCGGCAGCATGAGCGCGAACACGAGCAGCACCTGGAACACCCGAAGAAGGCCAGCAAGCCGGCGCTCGATGCCAAGTACTTCCGCTGGATGCGCCGTTGGGGGCCCCCGACGATGCTGGTGTCGTGGCTTCCTGGTATTGGTGATCCATTGTGCACTTTGGCGGGCTGGCTGCGGATGCCGTTCTGGCCCAGCGTCGGCTATATGGCCATCGGCAAGTTCCTGCGTTATCTGGCGATGACGGGCAGCCTGCTGTGGATTCCGGACTCCTTCTGGCACGGCGTGGGCCAGATCTTCCACCGGTTGTTCTGA
- a CDS encoding FAD binding domain-containing protein yields MYAFQYERAADANAAVAKLKADGDAKFLAGGQSLLAAMKLRLASPSTLVDVSRIPGMNGIRVEGDALVIGAATRHADVAANADVMRRIPALAALANGIGDRQVRAMGTIGGSLANDDPAADYPAAVLGLNATVVTDRRSIAADDFFKGLYETALEPDELITAVRFPSPDQAAYIKFRNPASRFALVGVMVARTGKTVRVAVTGAADSVFRAPALEQALAASFTPAAARAVKMDPSGLNVDLHASAEYRAHLIPVLAARAVEQALKG; encoded by the coding sequence ATGTATGCATTTCAGTATGAACGTGCCGCCGACGCCAATGCCGCGGTGGCCAAGCTGAAGGCCGATGGCGACGCCAAGTTCCTGGCTGGTGGTCAAAGCCTGCTGGCGGCGATGAAGCTGCGCCTGGCTTCGCCGTCGACGCTGGTCGATGTATCGCGCATTCCGGGCATGAACGGGATTCGCGTCGAGGGTGACGCGCTGGTGATCGGCGCCGCCACGCGCCATGCCGATGTGGCGGCCAATGCCGACGTGATGCGCCGCATTCCGGCGCTGGCCGCGCTGGCCAACGGCATCGGCGACCGGCAGGTACGCGCGATGGGGACGATCGGTGGCTCACTCGCCAATGACGACCCGGCGGCGGACTATCCCGCCGCCGTGCTCGGGCTGAACGCGACGGTCGTCACCGATCGTCGCAGCATCGCGGCGGACGACTTTTTCAAGGGGCTCTATGAAACAGCGCTCGAGCCCGACGAGTTGATCACCGCGGTGCGTTTCCCGTCGCCGGATCAGGCTGCCTACATCAAGTTCCGCAACCCCGCATCGCGCTTCGCGCTGGTTGGCGTGATGGTCGCGCGCACCGGCAAGACCGTGCGCGTGGCGGTGACCGGCGCGGCAGACAGCGTGTTCCGGGCGCCGGCGCTCGAGCAGGCATTGGCGGCCAGCTTCACGCCGGCTGCCGCCCGAGCCGTGAAGATGGACCCGTCTGGCCTCAACGTGGACCTGCATGCATCTGCCGAGTACCGCGCGCATCTGATCCCCGTGCTGGCGGCGCGAGCCGTGGAGCAGGCGCTGAAGGGCTAA